The stretch of DNA GGCGCAGCCATGGGTGGCCACGCCCTCAAGCACGCCATCGAGCGCGCCAACATCGAGCCCGGTGAAGTCGACGACGTCATCATGGGTTGCGGCACGCCTGAAGGCGCAACAGGCCAGAACGTCGGCCGTCTTGCTGCCATCTGGGCCGGCTGCCCGGTCACCACATCCGGTGTGACCGTCAACCGTTTCTGCTCTTCAGGTCTGCAGACCATCGCCCTGGCCGCTGGCCGTATCGTCAATGACGGTGTGGACGTGGTTGCTGCCGGTGGCGTTGAATCAATTTCGCTGGTGCAGATGTCCGGCGCAATGAACCTCAACAACATCACCGAAGAAAAGCTGATGGAGAGCTACCCTGCTCTTTGGATGCCGATGATCGAAACTGCTGACATCGTGGCAGACCGCTACAATGTGAGCCGCGAAGCGCAGGACGAGTATTCTCTCCAGTCGCAGCAGCGCACAGCAGCCGCTCAGCAGGCTGGCAAGTTCGACGACGAAATCGTGCCAATGAACACGAAGATGAAAGTCGTCAATCGCGAAACCAAGGAAGAGTCGATTGTTGACTACGTCGTCGACAAGGACGAGTGCAACCGTCCGCAGACAACCCTTGAAGGCCTGAATGGCCTGCCGCCTGTCCGTGGTGAAGGCAACTACATCACAGCCGGTAACGCCTCACAGCTTTCCGATGGCGCCTCCATGGTCGTCATGATGGAACGCAAGGAAGCTGAACGTCGTGGCCTCGACATCATGGGTGCCTTCCGCGGCTTCCAGGTTGCTGGTTGTGAGCCAGACGAAATGGGCATTGGTCCCGTTTTCGCTGTGCCCAAGCTCCTCGACAAGGCTGGCGTCAAGAAAGACGACATCGACCTTTGGGAACTCAATGAAGCATTTGCGTCCCAGTGCCTCTACAGCCGTGACAAGCTGGAAATCGACAACGACAAGTACAACGTCAATGGCGGTTCCATCTCCATCGGTCACCCCTTCGGCATGACCGGCGCACGTTGCACCGGCCACCTGATGATCGAAGGCAAGCGTCGTGGCTCTAAGCTCGGCGTTGTGACCATGTGCATCGGTGGCGGCATGGGTGCTGCCGGCCTGTTCGAAATGTAATTTCGAGCAGACCTTGCTACAGTTGAAAGGCCCGGCAGCAATGCCGGGCCTTTTTATTTGGTATGTTCATAGCCATGCGCATTTTCCTGATTGCCCTTGTCTGCATCTTTGTCGCTCTGACCACAGCCTTTCTGGTCGGTCGCTATATGATGGCGGCCCGAGAGACGACGCAGCGGGCTGAAGCCCCGCTCGGCCCCTACACCCGCTTCGTTGAAACGCGATCGGGCCGGGTTCACGTCCTCGACCAAGGTGTGGGACCAGTTGTCCTGCTGATCCACGGCACTGGGCGATCAGTCGCGGACTGGCAGGAAGGCTTGGCGGATCGGCTGTCCGCGACCCACCGTGTCATCGCCATGGACTATTACGGACACGGCCTCTCTGACCGGAACCATGGCCTGAGCTATGGTCACGTCCTGTGGACGCAACAGGTTATTGACTTGCTGGATGCTCTCGGGATCGCCCAGGTTATCCTTGTCGGACATTCGGTCGGCGGCGTCATCGTCTCGCGCGTCGCGGCGGATCACTCCGAGCGCGTGTCCCATGTGGTGACGGTCGGAACCGGAATGGCGCTTGATCCGGCACAAATCGTGCCGCTGATCCCAGGCGCTGGAGAAATCGTCATGGGGAGTACGGATATCTTCGGCGATACTTTCTCCGACGCGCACCGAGAGCGTTTGGAGGTTGCCTATGACATCAAGGGCACGCGCGCCGCGTTGCTGACCTACATCCGCCGCCAATACACCATCGACGGACTGCGTTTGCTCTATGGCGTCTACGAAGAGATCAAGGCGCCCGTGCTTCATGTAAGCGGATCTGAGGACGCGTCGATCCCAAACGCAGCGGCTCGTGCCCTGTCTGAGCGCACCAACGGTAAGTTTGTATCTATTGACGGTATTGGTCACGACGTACATATCGAAGCGCCCGACCAACTGGCTGCCGAGATCATTCGATTTGTGGAGGCATACCCCAGTCCATGACCGACATACGATTTTTCGATGATTTTGAACTGGGCGAGCAATGGCCCATCTCTGAAACCTATGAGATGACGCGCGACGAAATTGTCTCGTTTGCAACCAAGTGGGACCCGCAGCCGTTTCACGTAGATGATGCTGCGGCAAAAAAGTCCGTTTACGGAACACTGACGGCTTGCGGCACCCATGTTCAGGCCGTAGTTCTGAAACTTGCACAGGCACTGCCCCACGAAACGGCCGTCATCGGCGCCCTGGGGTATGACGAAGTGCGTTTTCACAAGGCGGCCTGCCTTGATGACGTTCTCTCGCTCACCATCGAGTGCATCGAAAAACGCCCATCGTCGTCCAAGCCTGACCGCGGCGTCGTCAAAAACCGCCACACGCTTGTCAATCAGGCGGGCGAGACCGTGTTCTCCCAGACAACAACCCTGCTCATTACGCGCAAAACCTGAGCGGACATTTGCGCCACTCACAGCGTTTGGAGACAGCTCATGAGTGACCTCAAAATCAGTGCCTGTCGCATATTCGTTCCGGATGTGGCGGCATCTTTGCCCTTCTACCGAGATCTGCTGGGCCTGCCCGTGCGCGCCGTCGTCAATGACGACGGGTTTGCGGTGCTTGATGCAGGCATCATGCTGATCCTTGAGCCGGTGGGCGGTGACCCAGACCTCACCGCGCGATTTACCGGTGTATCCCTTGAAGTGGCCGATATGGACGCCGCCTATCAGGAGCTGCGGGGCAAGGGCGTTGAGTTCACCGATGCCCCTCACACCGCGGACTGGGGCGGCAAGATGGCTCATTTCACGGATCCCGGTGGCAATACGCTGACGATTGTGGAATATCCAAAGCAATAGAAATTCACCGACACTCGACAAATACAAGGAATGCGAAACATGGGACGCCTCACAGGAAAACGCGCCATCGTCACCGGAGCCGGGTCAGGCATTGGCCGCGCCGCCTCTCGCCGCTTTGCAGAAGAAGGCGCAACTGTCCTCGCCGTTGACCTCAACGCGGATGCAGTCGCTGAAACTGTGGTCGGACGAGAGCGCATGACGGCGGAAGTCGGTGACGTGTCCAGCGAGGACTACGTGTCCAATTCGGTCCGCGGTTTTGTGGATGCCAATGGCGGTATCGACATTGTGTTCGCCAATGCCGGCATCTCCGGTGGCTATGTGCCCCTGCATGAGCAGACGCCCGACTACTGGGAAGACATTCTGCGGATCAATCTCATCGGCCCGTTCCTCTATGTGAAGCACGCCAGCCCCTACATGATCGACCAGCACGCGGGCTCCATTATATGTACCGCGTCAGTAGCGGGGATACGCGCCAATGCCGGGGGCAATCCGTACTCTGCGTCCAAGGCGGGCGTCATCTCGCTGGTGCAGACGGTGGCTTATGATCTGGCAGGCACGGGCGTGCGTATCAATGCCATCTGCCCCGGCCTCATCGAGACCGGCATGACCAAACCAATTTTTGATATGGCCCGCGGCAAAGGCTCTGAAGACCGTATCGGTCAGATCAACCCTTTGAAACGTGCCGGACGCCCCGAAGAGATTTCAAACATGGCGCTGTTCCTTGCCAGCGATGAAGCATCCTACGTCAACGGCCAGGCATTCCCTGTGGATGGCGGCCTCTCCGGCTCGCACCCCTACGCCATGGGCGGTGGCCAGCAGCGCGCCTACAACAAAGCGAAAGACTAGATGACTGGGTTCCGCATCATTTCCGCCATTCTCGGCCTTGCCTTCGCAGGCTCCATCATCTGGGGCTTTGCAGACGGCAGGTCGGTGGTCCCCTTGATGGAGATCATGCTTGCCGAGCCGTGGGGCGTCGTGACCCTCGCGGACCTCTATCTTGGGTTTGTGCTGGTTGCCGGCATCATCATCCTGCTGGAACCCAACAGGACGACCGGCATCGCGTGGGGCGCCAGCGTCGTGATCCTCGGCAATGTCATCACCGCCGCATGGATCGTATTCCGGCTCCCCGGCGTGCTGGCGCGGCTGCGGGGCTAACGCCACCTCCGATAGACCCTTCGGTCAAGCCGAAGGGAGAGCGGTTTAGCGGAATGAGGTCACCTGATTCTCGCTTTCCCTCCGGCTTGACCGGAGGGCCCATCTGACGGGCCTCAAAGCCCCAGAACCATCTTCGCCATGATGCCGCGCTGAACTTCGCTCGACCCGCCATAGATTGTGCCGGCGCGGTTGTTGAGCATGGCCGGGACCTTGGTCATCACATCTGCACTGCCCACCGGTTCGACATTTGATCCAGGCTGACGCGCCTGCATCTGGTCCGGCAAGGCCAGATTGCCAATCGCCTCAACCGCCAGCAGGTCAAGCTCCTGGCGCAGCTCAGTGCCTGCCACCTTCAGCATGGAGGACGCTGGTCCCGGGTTCTGGCCATTGGACATGGCCGCCATGATGCGGTTTTCCGTCATCTCCTGCGCGTCCAGCGCCACTTCAAAGGCCGTCAGCTTGCTCGCAAAGGCATCATCCTCGGCAACGCTGCCCCCATCGCCATTGGACTGATTGGCCGCAAGCGACTTGAGCCGTTCGACGCCCACCCGCAGGCGAGGCGCGTAGGAGCCACCGCGTTCAAATTCCAGAAGATATTTGGCGACCGTCCACCCATCATCTTCAGCGCCCACGCGATTGGCCTTTGGCACGCGTACATTGTCGAAGAACACCTGATTGAACTCGTGGTCACCCGCAAGCGTGATGATGGGGTCAACCGTGATGCCCGGCGTATCCATATCAATCAGCACAAAGGTAATGCCCGTCTGCGGCTTGCCTGAGCTGTCCGTCCGCACCAGGCAGAACATCCGGTTCGCATCATGGGCATGGGTCGTCCAGATTTTCGTGCCGTTGATCACATAATCATCGCCGTCGCTCTCAGCCTTGCACTTGAGCGAGGCAAGATCAGAGCCTGATCCGGGTTCGGAATATCCCTGGCACCAGTAGTCCTCGCCGGACAGCATGCGCGGCAGATAAAAATCTTTCTGCTCCTGCGAGCCGTGGCCGATCAGCATGGGCCCACACATTTGCAGCCCCAGCGGTGACAGGGTCGGGGCTCCCGCACGCGCGCACTCAGACGAAAAGATATGCCGCTGCGTCACGGTCCAGCCCGTGCCGCCATATTCCTTGGGCCAGCTCGGCGCCACCCAGCCTTTGGCATAGAGCTTCTTGTGCCAGAGCATGTTCCATTTCTTGTCGGTGAAGATGCCACTGGTCAGACGGCCCGCCTCCCGCAGCTCATCGCTGAGTTCCGCATCCAGAAAGGCACGCACCTCCTGGCGAAAGGTTTCGTCCGCGGGGCTGAGGGAAATGTCCATGTGAGTGTCTCCGCTGTGTATCAGTGCTTGTGTGTTTCTGCGCTTGTTGTTTTCACCGGCCATTCTAGGATGCTTACCGAACAGAAACCAACTCATCAAAAGAACAGCAGGGAGCTTCACCATGGATCTGGGTCTCAAAGGCAAAAAGGCCATCGTTACCGGCGGCACGCGGGGCATCGGCCGCGCCATCGCCGAAACCCTGGCAGCAGAGGGCTGCGACGTCGCCATCTGCGCCCGCAACGCGGACCAGATCGCTGACGCCGTAAAGGACATGTCAGCGGCCCATGGCACCAAGGTCTGGGGTGATGTCGCAGACATCTCCGACGCCGACAGCCTGAAGGGCTTCATCGCCAATGCCGCCAAAGAGCTCGGCGGTATTGATGTGCTGGTCTCCAACGCCTCTGCCCTGGCCATCGGCAACACCGAAGCCGCCTGGAAGAGTGGCTTTGACATCGACATCATGGGCGCCGTGCGCTCCGTTGAAGCAGCGCTGCCCGAGTTGAAAAAATCCGCTGCCGCAAATGGCGATGCCGCCATCATCGCCATTGGGTCGGTCTCGTCCGTGTCAGCCACTGACGCCTCAGCCTATGGCGCCGTGAAGGGCGCCATGGTGCACCTCGTCAAGGGTCTGGCCAAGGAACTGGCCGGTGAACACGTGCGCGCCAATGTCGTGTCTCCCGGCACCGTGTATTTCGAAGGTGGCGTCTGGCACATGATCGAGGAAAACATGCCCGACATGTTCAAAGCCACCATGGCCCGCAACCCCATGGGCCGCATGGCGACCCCGCAGGACATTGCGAATGCAACTGCGTTCCTCGCCAGTCCCAAATCCTCCTTCACCACCGGCATCAACATGATCGTGGACGGTGCCATCACCGATCGCGTCAACTACTAGCGGCAAAGTCTAACGGCGCGTGAGAGTGCGGGGATACACATCCGATGATTTATGAGTTCGATGACATTCTGACGCGCGAGGAACTCGCCAAGGTCATAACCACGGTCAAGCACGGCGGCTTCCACGAGGGAGCCGCCGGCGCTGGCTGGCAGGCTGAATCCGTCAAACACAATGAGGAGTCCGACGGCGCGATCGTGCAGGAGGTCGCCAAGGTTGTGGGTCAGGCCCTTGCCCGATCCGACAAGTTCAAGGCCCTGGCGTGGCCCAAGCGTCTCGCCGGTTTTCTGGTCAGCCGCTACAAGCCCGGCATGACCTACGGCACCCATGTGGACAACGCGCTCCTCAACAATGCCCGGTCAGACATGTCGTTCACATTGTTCCTCTCGGAGCCCGACACCTATGAAGGCGGGGAGCTTGTGATCGAGCAGGGCGATGGTGAGCGCATCATCAAGCCGCCAAAGGGCCACATGGTTCTGTATTCAACCGGCGCGCTGCATCATGTGGCGGAAGTCACCAGGGGTGAGCGGCTGGCGGTGGTCGGTTGGGTGCGCTCTTACGTGCGTGATCCGGGTGCCCGCGAGATGCTCTATGACCTTGATTGCGTGATGCAGGACTTGAGAGACCGCCCGGACGACCGTCCGATCCTCGACCGGGTGGCCAAGGTACGCACAAACCTGTTGCGCCTGTGGGTGGATGACTAGACGCGCATCTTGGCGCGTGAATCCAGCGCTTCTTCTTTTTCGCGTTTGAGTTCGCGTGAAAGTTCCGCCATCACATGCTCCAGCTCTGCCGGCGCCACCGTGCCATAAGCGCCAACAATGCTTGAGATGACCGCCGGCACATAGCGCTGCGGTTCCATCTTGTCATCACCGGCCCGCGCACGTTCCTTGGCCGCGGCCGCCAGAGCGGCACCGAAGGCAGGACGCAGGCTCTTTGGCAGCCGCGTGCTGTCAAAAATGGATTTGAAGACGTCCCCATTGCCCGGCTCCATGGCCGCTCGGACATGATCCTGCGTGGTCTTCGCCAGGCGGGCAAACGCCATTTCCACAAACCGCAGGTCTCCGGAGCACAAGGAGCGCAGAAGCATGGTCGGCGTCAGCCGTCCGGTGCGATGCAGCACGCCCACAAATTCTTCGACCTTCTCATCGTCAATTTCACCGGCAGTCATTTCGGCAACCGCCTGTTCGCGCGCATGAGCCACAAGCTCTGACGCCATTTCAGCGGGCAGCTGTTCCTGCTGAACCAGGAAGCGCCGCATCTCGTTCGCCACATCTGATTCAAGCTGATCCGCCACCACTAGCGACACACAATGCAGGCAGGTTTCAGCGCTCAGGTCCGGGCGCTTGGCAACAAGGACCGGAATACGTTCATGGTCCTGATGGTCAGACAGCGCGCGCTGCAGGGCGTCGGCTGTGATGCGCGCCCCTTCATTCTCAAGCAGCACGCTCACAACATTCGAGTTGCCCGTATCAATCAGGGCACCGGACACCTGCTCGGACACGGTCGGACGCTGGGCAATCGCCACCTGCTTGTCTTCCACCTCTTCCGCGATCACGGAAATCAGCAGCTCGTCAGACAAATCCGGCCAATGCTGCAGAACCGGCACGCTGACCTCAGCCACATCCCGGGCCATGCGTTCGGCCATGCCAGTGGGCAAGAGCGGATAAAGGGAAATCTGACGGGCAAGCGCAGAGCGCACGAGCGTGTCTGCGTCTTCTGCCATGCGAACCACCACGTCTTCGGCAATGGTAGCTTCAACGCCCTGCAGTTTTCCCTCGGCCATGAGCTGGCCGATTTTGGTCACAGCGGATTCGCGATTGAGCGGCGAGTTATCGCGCTCAAGCTTCACGACGTCTTCGAAACCAAGTGGAGTGGTCATGGGATGGCTCCCGCCGCAATGGAGTTGAACTTGTTCAACTGCAGCGTGCATCCATCCCAGTAAAAACCACGTTAACCCGTAAAGGCCAGAGCGAGGGCCGGGACCAGCTGATCAGGCCGCCGGTTCATCGGATACCCGAACCAGCAACTTGCCGATATTTTCCCCGGTAAACAGCCGATCAAGCGCCTTGGGCGCGGTCTCCAGCCCATCCACGATGTCCGTGCGATATTTGAGCTTACCCTCTGCCAGCCACTGGCCCATTTCAGCCTGGCCTTCCGCAAAGCGCTCCAGAAAATCAATGATGATGAACCCTTCAACCCGGGCACGCTTCATCAGGATATTGCGGAACATGTAGGGCCCCGGCACGTCGCCTTCCGCATTGTAGGTCGAGATCAGTCCACACAGCGGAATGCGCGCATTGTCGTTGATCAGGGTAAGGACGGCATCAAGGATTTCGCCCCCGACATTCTCAAAGTTCACGTCAATGCCGTTGGGGCACTCGCGCCGCAGGGCCTCGAGCACGTTTTCCTTTTTGTAGTTGATGCAGGCATCAAACCCCAGATCATCCACAACCCATTTGCATTTTTCATCCGACCCGGCGATGCCCACCACACGGCAGCCCTTGATCTTGGCGATCTGCCCCACAGTGGAACCAACAGCGCCCGCTGCCGCAGACACCACAACTGTTTCACCGGCCTTCGGCTGACCGATTTCCAGCAGCCCGAAATAGGCCGTCATCCCGGTCGCCCCGAGCACACTCATGAAGGCGTCCAGCGGAATGCCCAGACCTGCCGGAATCTTGGAGACCCCCGTGCCGTCGGACACCGTGTAGTCCTGCCAGCCGCCCAGGCCCGGCACCACGATGTCGCCCACGTCAAACCCGTCGAGGTTGGACTGCTCAACAACCCCCAGCGTGCCGCCGCGCATCACATCGCCAATCTCCACCGGCGGCATGTACTGGTCCATGTCGCTCATCCAGATGCGGTTTGTAGGGTCGAGCGACAGATAAATCGTCCGGATCAGGATTTCGCCGTCGCCCGCCTCGGGCTTGGGCGCATCAACCAATTCCAGATCACCATCCGAAATGTCGCCTTCCGGTCGCTGCCGCAACACCCACTGCCGATTTGAATTACGCATCCTGTTTCCTCCGGTTGGATCTGGTTTTCATATGCTTTTTCAGACCGATGGTGACTCGGGGCTTGCCCTTTGACCAGTGCCAAAAGCCCCACACGCCAATGGCTGCAGAGGTAGACCAGGTTTATCCCCTCAATAGGGAGGGAGAACGGGAGCACCGCCGTGGCAGCCCGGCCGTTGTGATCAAAAAATCGTTCGAGTGCCGCTCGTAAGCAGCGCTCCCGTTACGAATGGTCTTCGGCTTTTGCACAAGCGATGGGGCAAGGCGTTACCTCACAGTGTTCCACCGCAGCCCTGCTACCGGTCACACATGCATTCCGACACCGGTCTGGCCATGTGTCGCGTCCGCATGCACGTCCACCGGGGCGATCTTACTCTACGCGCCGGGCCGAGCCTTCGCCGCCTTGTGGTCGTTTGCGTTCGTTACCCGCAAGCACCCCACAAGGCCATCCGCCCCCATGCCCAAGCCCGGACGGTCCGGGATGCCCTCAAGCACGAGGCGCACCCAGTATGAGGCCGCTCAAAGGACCGGGGATAGATTCCTGAAATTTTTTCCGTAGCCCCGGACCTGATCCGGGGCCTACTCGCAACCGATCAACTGCACAGCCACCGAGAGTGGACCCCGGATCAAGTCCGGGGATGCGGTAGTTTGATAGGAGACGTGAAGCCTTCAATCCTGCAATCGCACTTACCGCATCTCGGGCACACGCGCACGTGCATCCAGACCGCGATTGCTGTCCGTCGCCAGTTCCTTCACCAGCGCGCTGACTTCAGGGTGGTCCGCAATCGCTGACATCGTCACCAGCGTTTTGGCCACAGCTTCTGCATTGAGCGCAAAGCCGAACAGTTCTTCCTGGAAGGTCCGTGGTTTGGGGAAGGTACGCAGCTGAACGGGCGCGCCTTCCTCGATGCCCACCACTTCGCGGGCGGCTTCAATCGTTGTGCTGAACCCGCCCAGCTTGTCCACCAGACCCTTGTCCATGGCGTCTATACCAGCCCAGACACGGCCACGGGCAATCTCTTCGGTTTCAGCGGCAGACAGATTGCGCCCACCGGCTACACGGTCCTTGAAGTCTTCATAGGCCGTGCCAAGCCACGCAGTGAACCGCGCGCGCTGTGGATCACTGAAACGCGTATCCATCGCCCAGATGTCCGCATTGTCATTTGTCGAGACCGCATCCACATTGACGCCGATCTTTTCAAACAATCCGCCTACGGAGAATTTGGCGCCGATGACACCGATGGAGCCTGTGACCGTGGTCGGGTGCGCCACAATGACGTCTGCCCCCGCCGGAATGTAATAGCCACCGGATGCGGCCACGGAGCCCATGGAGGCGATGACGGGAATGTCCCGGGCCTGCACAGCGCGGATCGCGTCCCACACCTGGTCTGAGGCTGAGGCTGATCCACCCGGTGAATCAATCCGCACCACAATGGCTTTCACTTCTTCGTCGTCTGCCGCATCCAGAATGGCAGTGGCCATGGTGTCTGACCCGATCATCGGCTCACCACCAAAAGGCCCCATGGGCGGAGATTCGCCGGACACGATGGCCCCCTGGCCATACACAACAGCAATCACGTCGCCTTCACTTGATGTGGCTTCCGCAGCCGCATAGCTCGCCAGCGACAC from Pyruvatibacter sp. HU-CL02332 encodes:
- a CDS encoding acetyl-CoA C-acyltransferase, which translates into the protein MREAVIVSTARTGLAKSGRGGFNMTHGAAMGGHALKHAIERANIEPGEVDDVIMGCGTPEGATGQNVGRLAAIWAGCPVTTSGVTVNRFCSSGLQTIALAAGRIVNDGVDVVAAGGVESISLVQMSGAMNLNNITEEKLMESYPALWMPMIETADIVADRYNVSREAQDEYSLQSQQRTAAAQQAGKFDDEIVPMNTKMKVVNRETKEESIVDYVVDKDECNRPQTTLEGLNGLPPVRGEGNYITAGNASQLSDGASMVVMMERKEAERRGLDIMGAFRGFQVAGCEPDEMGIGPVFAVPKLLDKAGVKKDDIDLWELNEAFASQCLYSRDKLEIDNDKYNVNGGSISIGHPFGMTGARCTGHLMIEGKRRGSKLGVVTMCIGGGMGAAGLFEM
- a CDS encoding alpha/beta hydrolase; its protein translation is MRIFLIALVCIFVALTTAFLVGRYMMAARETTQRAEAPLGPYTRFVETRSGRVHVLDQGVGPVVLLIHGTGRSVADWQEGLADRLSATHRVIAMDYYGHGLSDRNHGLSYGHVLWTQQVIDLLDALGIAQVILVGHSVGGVIVSRVAADHSERVSHVVTVGTGMALDPAQIVPLIPGAGEIVMGSTDIFGDTFSDAHRERLEVAYDIKGTRAALLTYIRRQYTIDGLRLLYGVYEEIKAPVLHVSGSEDASIPNAAARALSERTNGKFVSIDGIGHDVHIEAPDQLAAEIIRFVEAYPSP
- a CDS encoding MaoC/PaaZ C-terminal domain-containing protein, which translates into the protein MTDIRFFDDFELGEQWPISETYEMTRDEIVSFATKWDPQPFHVDDAAAKKSVYGTLTACGTHVQAVVLKLAQALPHETAVIGALGYDEVRFHKAACLDDVLSLTIECIEKRPSSSKPDRGVVKNRHTLVNQAGETVFSQTTTLLITRKT
- a CDS encoding VOC family protein, which codes for MSDLKISACRIFVPDVAASLPFYRDLLGLPVRAVVNDDGFAVLDAGIMLILEPVGGDPDLTARFTGVSLEVADMDAAYQELRGKGVEFTDAPHTADWGGKMAHFTDPGGNTLTIVEYPKQ
- a CDS encoding SDR family NAD(P)-dependent oxidoreductase, which produces MGRLTGKRAIVTGAGSGIGRAASRRFAEEGATVLAVDLNADAVAETVVGRERMTAEVGDVSSEDYVSNSVRGFVDANGGIDIVFANAGISGGYVPLHEQTPDYWEDILRINLIGPFLYVKHASPYMIDQHAGSIICTASVAGIRANAGGNPYSASKAGVISLVQTVAYDLAGTGVRINAICPGLIETGMTKPIFDMARGKGSEDRIGQINPLKRAGRPEEISNMALFLASDEASYVNGQAFPVDGGLSGSHPYAMGGGQQRAYNKAKD
- a CDS encoding DUF1475 family protein, translated to MTGFRIISAILGLAFAGSIIWGFADGRSVVPLMEIMLAEPWGVVTLADLYLGFVLVAGIIILLEPNRTTGIAWGASVVILGNVITAAWIVFRLPGVLARLRG
- a CDS encoding acyl-CoA dehydrogenase family protein, translated to MDISLSPADETFRQEVRAFLDAELSDELREAGRLTSGIFTDKKWNMLWHKKLYAKGWVAPSWPKEYGGTGWTVTQRHIFSSECARAGAPTLSPLGLQMCGPMLIGHGSQEQKDFYLPRMLSGEDYWCQGYSEPGSGSDLASLKCKAESDGDDYVINGTKIWTTHAHDANRMFCLVRTDSSGKPQTGITFVLIDMDTPGITVDPIITLAGDHEFNQVFFDNVRVPKANRVGAEDDGWTVAKYLLEFERGGSYAPRLRVGVERLKSLAANQSNGDGGSVAEDDAFASKLTAFEVALDAQEMTENRIMAAMSNGQNPGPASSMLKVAGTELRQELDLLAVEAIGNLALPDQMQARQPGSNVEPVGSADVMTKVPAMLNNRAGTIYGGSSEVQRGIMAKMVLGL
- a CDS encoding SDR family oxidoreductase, with the protein product MDLGLKGKKAIVTGGTRGIGRAIAETLAAEGCDVAICARNADQIADAVKDMSAAHGTKVWGDVADISDADSLKGFIANAAKELGGIDVLVSNASALAIGNTEAAWKSGFDIDIMGAVRSVEAALPELKKSAAANGDAAIIAIGSVSSVSATDASAYGAVKGAMVHLVKGLAKELAGEHVRANVVSPGTVYFEGGVWHMIEENMPDMFKATMARNPMGRMATPQDIANATAFLASPKSSFTTGINMIVDGAITDRVNY
- a CDS encoding Fe2+-dependent dioxygenase translates to MIYEFDDILTREELAKVITTVKHGGFHEGAAGAGWQAESVKHNEESDGAIVQEVAKVVGQALARSDKFKALAWPKRLAGFLVSRYKPGMTYGTHVDNALLNNARSDMSFTLFLSEPDTYEGGELVIEQGDGERIIKPPKGHMVLYSTGALHHVAEVTRGERLAVVGWVRSYVRDPGAREMLYDLDCVMQDLRDRPDDRPILDRVAKVRTNLLRLWVDD
- a CDS encoding DUF2336 domain-containing protein, coding for MTTPLGFEDVVKLERDNSPLNRESAVTKIGQLMAEGKLQGVEATIAEDVVVRMAEDADTLVRSALARQISLYPLLPTGMAERMARDVAEVSVPVLQHWPDLSDELLISVIAEEVEDKQVAIAQRPTVSEQVSGALIDTGNSNVVSVLLENEGARITADALQRALSDHQDHERIPVLVAKRPDLSAETCLHCVSLVVADQLESDVANEMRRFLVQQEQLPAEMASELVAHAREQAVAEMTAGEIDDEKVEEFVGVLHRTGRLTPTMLLRSLCSGDLRFVEMAFARLAKTTQDHVRAAMEPGNGDVFKSIFDSTRLPKSLRPAFGAALAAAAKERARAGDDKMEPQRYVPAVISSIVGAYGTVAPAELEHVMAELSRELKREKEEALDSRAKMRV
- a CDS encoding NADP-dependent oxidoreductase, yielding MRNSNRQWVLRQRPEGDISDGDLELVDAPKPEAGDGEILIRTIYLSLDPTNRIWMSDMDQYMPPVEIGDVMRGGTLGVVEQSNLDGFDVGDIVVPGLGGWQDYTVSDGTGVSKIPAGLGIPLDAFMSVLGATGMTAYFGLLEIGQPKAGETVVVSAAAGAVGSTVGQIAKIKGCRVVGIAGSDEKCKWVVDDLGFDACINYKKENVLEALRRECPNGIDVNFENVGGEILDAVLTLINDNARIPLCGLISTYNAEGDVPGPYMFRNILMKRARVEGFIIIDFLERFAEGQAEMGQWLAEGKLKYRTDIVDGLETAPKALDRLFTGENIGKLLVRVSDEPAA
- the sppA gene encoding signal peptide peptidase SppA, translating into MRQFFITIAGVLTALLIAVFIVPFILVAMVASSVTPEQEPLPERKVVVIDLSEQIFQQPVQNFFAFADGHEVLTLASLHDGLKQAAEDETVEALYIRGGMGFVGSTTANEILEAMAPFKASGKPVYGYTQDIAPEALGDYQVLAQADTVWMQPTGSFMPAGLSARLTYARDALDQIGVTAEKVAFSEYKGAMDTFTDTQMSEPQREANQRLVDVIYSSMADSITAGRDMSVADLDAALAVAPFGAVAAVEAKLIDKLAYEREVADLVLAAAGDDADFVSLASYAAAEATSSEGDVIAVVYGQGAIVSGESPPMGPFGGEPMIGSDTMATAILDAADDEEVKAIVVRIDSPGGSASASDQVWDAIRAVQARDIPVIASMGSVAASGGYYIPAGADVIVAHPTTVTGSIGVIGAKFSVGGLFEKIGVNVDAVSTNDNADIWAMDTRFSDPQRARFTAWLGTAYEDFKDRVAGGRNLSAAETEEIARGRVWAGIDAMDKGLVDKLGGFSTTIEAAREVVGIEEGAPVQLRTFPKPRTFQEELFGFALNAEAVAKTLVTMSAIADHPEVSALVKELATDSNRGLDARARVPEMR